The genomic region CCAGCTCTACCCCATTGTGGACCTGTGCTGGCCGGAGCGAGGGCCCTACTCCCCTCCCATCATCCTGCCTGCACCTGCCATGAGGCAGCACTCCCGGGCACCGTACAACTATCCTGCCCCGGAGGAACCCATGAAGCCATAGCCTGGCCAGCGGGATGAGGCTGTGGCCAGGGAGGGCTGTGGCCAAGTCCCAGTGGCCCGCAGCAGAGGGGAGTCACGCTGCTTGCAGGGTTGTCCTGAGGCGGAAGCTGTGGTACTGCAGAGTaagcttcagcagcagagcagggtccttcccctctcctcttaAGAGCATAAAATGCCAGCTTTGATCTCTGAATCCCCATCCCCAGTCTGGCAGGCTGACCCAAAAGCCTAAAACACATCTGGCCTGTGAAGATCTCTCTATGGAAAGGAGCGCCTGCCTGAAAAGCGTGAGCCGTGAGCGTCCGGGGTCTTTGTTGGCATGTCCTTCTTCTGAATAAATAGAGTTTGTGTTAGGTGAGCTGGTTGCTGGCTAACACTGGTACTGTGTCTGAGGAACCAACCGTAGCTGGAGCTGAGCGGGCAGCCGCAGTGCTCTGCGGAGGCATGAggggctgctgggaggggaaaacaggagctgaagaagcagctgcagagagcccTTTGCCAGGCAGCAGAGGTCAGTCCCTGGCGGGAGGACGGCAGCCTGCCTGGGGCAGTGCCTCTTCCAGCTCCTCCGGGATGTGAGCTGGCATGGGGAACCACATGCAGAGCCTGCCCGGGTGGGACACTGTGCCTGGGGCCGTGGGCTGAGACAGTgtgaggagagcagggctggacATCTGGACACAGCCAGGAGCTTGGCCTGACCAGCTCGGCCACCCTGCACACAGCCCGACAGCAGCTCTCCAGCCGCTCCTTGGCGAGTTGTTCTGGCTAACCACAAAGAGTCACCCGGGACCCGTTCCTCAGGCTCGTCACCAAAATTCACAACCAGCCCATGCCGACTGAGAGAGGCCAGGACACAGAATATACTGTTACTGGGGCAAATATTTATCCCCATGCATGAGGTGTCCAGAGCAAATTGGGGCACCCGAATGTGCCTTTACACGGGGTTCTCGTACCCCTCAATCCTTCAGGTCTGAGACGACTTGACTACCACCAGCACCCATGCCACTGATTACTAATCGTGGCCCAACTGTGCAACACAACTTCAGTTTTGCAGCATTCTCGCTGCGGGTCGGTGGATCCGGGCGTCCCTGGAGTGAGTCTTGCCCACGTTACTGGTCTATGATGCCAGGCGAGGCTGGGAGGGTTTTGAAGACGTGTCGGGGGGGCCGGGACGTGGTGTTACCAGGGTCGCCCCTGCTATCCTTTATCCTTCCCAGAAGCACAATCCTTCTCTCCAGGGCCGGGCTGTCCCTTCGTGTATCTTACTCCAGCACCCCGTCCCGCCGCAGGGCCTCACCGGGGCCCACACGCGCTAACGACGGTCAGTGCGCCAGAGAGACCCACCGGTGGGACGGCACGTCTCTCCACAGCAGGCCACCCGCGCTGCCCTCACAGCCGCTGCCCGTCCACGGCCTCCTCCCGCCGGCCGTGCGGCCCAgggggcccgggcccgggcccgcccCCTTCCCCGGCGGCTGCCGAGGGGCCCCGCCAGGCCCCGGCTCCGCCGCTCGCCCCCTACCGGCCGGGAGGTCATACCGCCGGAAGTGGCGGCGGTCGCACGCGGCCCGGCGGGGACATGGCGCTCTACAGCGCGGCCGCCGCCGTcctggaggggctggagcgcGGCGACGGCGGGATTAAGACCCTGGTGTACAACAGCCGCTTCccggtgcggggcggggggcggcccggggggggTTAGGCCGGAAGCGGTAGGCCCGGTGGGGATTAGGCCCGAGGCGGGGAGGCTCGGTGAGAGTTAGGCCCGGGGCGGGGGTTTAGGCCCGAGGTGGGGAGGCCCGGTGGGAGTTAGGCTCGGGGGGGACTAGAcccgggggggggtggtgggtcTAGGCGCGAGGCGGGGAGGCCAGGAGGGGTCGGCGGCGGGCTCGGGCCCCGTCCCCGGGCAGCCCCTGACCGCCCCACAGCACGTCCGGCAGCTGTACGCCCTGGTGTCCGAGACACTCCGCTACTCCTCGGTGCTTGAGAAGCTGCTGGCCGGCGCCGCGCTGCTGCGGGCCGAGAAGAAGCTGCCGCTGCCGCTGGCGAAGGTAAGGGGGTCCGGAGGGGCGGCCCCttggcggcggggcccgggctGGTGGGGCCGGGCTCACCCACGTCCCCGCAGGTGCTGGTGTACGACCTGCTCTTCGGCAAGGGCCTGAAGTGCGGGGGCCGCTGGAAGGCACTGGCTCGGCGGCACCGGGCCCGGCTGGAGGCTGAGCTGGCCCGCCTGAAGGTGCAGCAGAAGGTGAGCCGCAACGAGGACCTCCTGGCCCCGGTGCAGGCAGCGTGTCCCGGAGGTGAGTGGGCCTTGGGGTAGGGTGGTCTCCCTGTGCTGGTGGCAGTGGTGGGTTGTGTCTGACccggccagctcccccagcctgccAGGTGCCACGCTATGTCCGAGTCAACACCCTGAAGACTTGTGTCGACGATGCGATTGACTTCTTCAAGCGCCAGGGCTACTCCTACCTGGGCAAGGCAGCCAGGTGAGCGTTTCTTTCTGCCATCCCACCTTATCTGGGACATGAGTGAGCGGCAGGGGCTTGGGACGAGGTCCTGTGGGCTGAAGGGTTGCTGGTCTTGGTGCTCACGGTGTCCAGATTGGGGTCTCTGTCACTCCCCGCTCTTACTGTCTGCCCCTCTGGGTGCTGCCTGGTGCCAAAGTGGAGAGGAGGTGTGGGGCGAAGGGGGTTCTCAGCCTGGGCTCTAGCGTGGGCATGGTGAAGTGCGACTGTGTGTTCATCCTCCCTGTGCCTCGTGGGCAGTGTGGAGGAACTGAGGGCCCTCTCCGGGAAGAAATTTTTGTTGGATCTTCATCTCCCGGAGCTGCTGGTTTTCCCTCCGGAGACGGACTTCCATGACAACCTCCTGTACACTTCAGGACACATAATTCTGCAGGACAAGGTGGGggagctggagagcaggaggctgcagtgGGCGGGGGGGAAACCACTGACATGGGTGGAGGGTCGGCCCCTTCCTCCATGCCAAGGGCTGGGTTTGGGccagctttgctgcagcactTGAAGTCTGAGTGGAAACTGTGAATGCAGCCTGCAGCTATGGGGTTCCCCAGCGGTTTTGCTTCTGTAGCCTGTAGGTACAGGATGAATTGCTCTGAACTGGGCTGTAAAAACGCCCCATAGGGAACTGGGGaccagcagctgggaggagtGCGGGGCTGGGAGCCGGGCAGAGGCTTCCAGCAGTGGATGGTAGTGGTGGACTTGGCCTGGTGTTGTCTGTGGTTGTCTGTGACCCCGCAGCATCAGCCATGCCCTGAGGAGGGGCCAGGGGTGCTTGCTGCCTGTACCTCTCACGGGGCTTTGCCCTCTTGCAGgccagctgcctccctgccttcctcctcagccctgctgctggctcccACATCATTGATGCCTGCGCTGCTCCTGGGAACAAGACCAGCCACCTGGCTGCCATCCTGAAGAACAAGGGGTGAGGGCAGGTTTGTGTGCTGGCAcggagggaagggatgcaggTGGCCCTGGTCCCCCCGAACCCACAGAGAGCACAGGGAGAAGGTGGCAGGAAGAGCTGCAACCTGTCACCCTGCAATGCTGACTCGGGCAGATGCCCACTTCTCCCTAGGTGGGCTGGAGGCTCTGATAGTGCTGGGCCACTGGAAGGGCCTGAAGGGATGTGAAGTCATGGAGGGGTTCActtcccagcccctgcctgacCCCGGCCCTGCTCAGTATTCCTGCCTGGGGGAGCAGCTCCTGAGCTCTGCCCGCCCGGCTGATGGCTAGTGtttggggctgctggggcagcctgTCGCTGTCAGTGCGGTTCCTGGGGCCGGGTGGGATGTTCATGCCTCTTTTGGGTGCCGGGCTCTACCTTCAGCCAGATCTTTGCCTTTGACGTGGACACCAAGCGCCTGGCCACCATGAACACCATGCTGATGCGGGCTGGGGTCACCGGCTTCCAGCTGGCCCAGCAGGACTTCCTGACTGTGGATCCCGGAGACGCCAAGTACAGCAAGGTGACCTATATCCTCCTTGACCCATCCTGCAGTGGCTCAGGTAACACACAGGTCTCCAGCTGCCCCACCTGGAGCTGGGCTCTGGGTGTGAGGACCCGTGGGTGACAGTTGCTGTCCCCACAGGGATGGTGAACCGGGTGCCAAGGGAGGAGGCTGCCCCGAGTGCTGAGCGGCTGCAGGCACTGGCCGGCTTCCAGCGCAAGGTTTTGAGCCATGCCCTGAGCTTCCCGGCTCTCCAGCGGTTGGTCTATTCCACCTGTTCGCTGCACCGGGAGGAGAACGAGGATGTGGTGCAGGCTGTGCTACAGGAGTGGGGCTCAACCTTCAGGTGTGTCTGCCTTGGTGGGGGCGGGGACAGcacagggtgctgcagggcttGGCCCTGACCCTTTTCCCATGATACAGGCTGGTGAACGCCTTCCCTTCCTGGCCCTGGCGAGGACTCGCTGCCTTCTCCGGGGCAGAGAGCTGCCTCCGCGCCTCTCCTGCAGATACACTCACCCATGGCTTCTTTGTGGCTGTCCTGGAGCGGCACGGGGAAGGGACTGCTGCCCCCAGGTGAGAGGAGGGCCTggggggctctgcctgcctccagcagcttcTGGGGGGGACACCATGGTTCAGGAGGAGAGAAGATGGAGGGGCCTGGCTGTAGCAGGTGTGGGAGGTGAGGGTAGGAGCAATGGCACTGTGGTGAGCGGGGCCTGGTGTGCATGGTTCAGGCTGTTTGCTCTtgtctgcagctccctgcctgcggCAGCTGAGGACAACCCACAGCATGGAGAGGGAACGGAGCCAAGAGCAGCTCctaagaagaggaagaggaaaaagcagtggGTGAAGGAgtgaaacaacatttttagGACTGCACAGtgcccagctggggctggcagggaacACGCTGCCACTGCTGCCTGAACAACAGTGGGGCCACTGAACACAAGTAAAGCTTTGTGtcagctgcagctctggtgGCATTCTGTAAGgccctgctcccctgggacCAAGTGCCAACCCCCAGGGCCACCCTATTGCCAGGGAGGGGGAACTGGACCTGGCCCTTGGCACCAGCCCCCAGCAGAAGGTTTGCCCCCAAAGCCAGACCAGGGCTGGGACAGCCTTGGGAAGTCTGCAGGCAGTACCAGTGTCCAGCAACACCCCCATTTCTGCACCCTGCAGGGCTGGAGTGCTCCAGCTGGTGTGTTAGTTTACCATGTTCCCCCCTCCTAAAAATACCCCAGCCTGATGGAGGGTTTCAGAAAAGCCTTTAACTGTAGGGATGAAATAGATTAAAGTTTCTCTCTCCTCATTGTGTTTCCCAGCATGTTTGTGCAGTCTTGCCCTGAAATTGCCACTGCTCAGAATGGAGGcaaagtggggggaaaaaagtgaaatggtAATGATCACAAGCAATGCCTGGCCCTGCTCAGGCCCAGGAATCAAACACAGGCAAGGCAGATGTGAAcacagtctttttattttaaaccaggGACAtaagaagcaaggaaaaaaattgcacattCACACTAAAATCCTCATCAGCCACACCAGGAATGATCCAAGTCTTCAGTTTGAGTTAAAACCCAGCCTCCACCTGGCCACATACAGCAGCCCAGTCACATGGGTCTCTCCCAGCAGCGTCTGTGCGGtggggaagggacacagcctgGCTCCTTGCCTGGCTGGGCTCTTGGGACCTAAATAGGGCAGCTACTTGGGGGGCAGCACCAACAGCCAGTGCTACCCAGGGTGCCCTCACCTTGTACCCTGCTCATCCCACACCTCCCTCTGCCACACAGGTCTTGCTGGAGTTGATCTCAGCaaaccccagccccaggctcccagctccctcacCCTGGAGCCACTGTCCTGCCTCAGGCCACTGCCAGCCCTGACGGCTGGGTAGCAAGCACCCTCCTGGCTCAGCACCCtgcctggggcagagggaggaatCGCCAGGGGCAGCCCTCGTGCACTAACCCCTTTTCAACCCTTTTCTCAAACCCCAAGGACACGTTTGCCCAGGCTGGTTCCTTCACAGGTCTGCCCTGCTCTAACAGCCTGCTGCACCCCCTCAGCTGTGCTGGTAGGGGAAGGCTAGAAACACCCTGACAGCACTGGCAGCAGGTGCCTGCTGGCACATCCTCTGCCCCGACTCGCTAAGGGGCCATGTCCCCTCTGCACCGCACACAACCCAGTCACCTGCCCTCCTTCCACCTGCTGGGAGAGACACCTTGTTCCTGGCAGACAAGAAAACCACTCGTCACTGTAAGAGCTCCTGCTCCTCATCCTccaagaaataacaaaaaaaaaaaaaaaaagtttagtcACATCCACAtacatcacattttaaaattaaggagATGTTGTTACAGGCCAGGAGGAGCGCACAGCGGCAGAGCCCACGGGATATAGCTGCCTTTCCCCGGCACAGCTAGCTCCTGTGGGCAGAGCCAGGGCATGGGCCAGCTCCTCACCAGGCTGCGACGGCACAGCTAAACACTACCAACAGCACTGCGGGGGTCTGGCAACCTCACTGAACCAAGCTTGAAGGAATTCAAAGGCAATTCagcttaaatataaaaataaatttttattttgttaaaaaacgtttaaatatttgtttgcaatttttttttttcttttttctttttttaatttagacttcagcagacacacacactcacacggCTCGGAGAGTAAAAAACCCGGCAGCAAAGTACTCCTGGAAGTGGTGCGGAGCCCATGGGCAGGGGTGCCCATCCCTCGCCCGGGATAGAGTGCGGGGCAGCTCTTGGGTGACCCCTGACTCTGGCAGTCTCTTCCCATAGGAGCTcccaggcaggggaagggccCTGCTCCTGGCTTGATGGGAACAAGGGAGGCAGCACCGTAGCTCCTAGGAGCTGGTAAAACCCAAAAGGAGGGGTAtgagctaaaaatgaaaaacaatttggatttggggaggggggtggaaACCCATCTGCTCTGGACTCCTTCCATTAGCGGCTCCAGAGCACCCCAAGGTGGGGAAGGGGCACcaagagagaggggaagggaggggagagactgccagggctggggccCCCATGCCTGGGGGTCCAGGCCCCATCCCGCCacccctgctgcctgcctttcaGTCACGACAACGAAGGGACAACTCCCCCAGCACGAGCAGCCACGCAGTGATGCTACTGTCAACACCCAATTAGCTAGGGCGTGTCCCCCACAAAGGGACAGGTgccccacaaaaaaaagaaactccaaaCAGCAAATCCGGCATAACCAACATGCCGCCACACACACGGTTCAGTTCTTCCTCCAAACTCGATTCAACGAGCGCCTTGAAACGGGAGCACgaataaagcaaaagagaggGGGCTTTACAcgagcagggtggggggagtcCGCAGCCTGGTGGGGCTGCTTGGCAGCCGGGAGACAGGTGGAGGGACACCCATCCCCAACCCATGCCTCCAGCCGAGGTCCCAGGCTGATGGGAGATGTAAGTCACAGCAAGGGGGTCGTCACCCAGCTGCAGCCGGGTCAGTTGCCCGTGGCACTCAGACGCCCAGGCCTGGCTGGCACTAACCCCGGCTCGTGTTCTGCAGGGATGGCAATGCAGCCAGAGGGAGTGTGTTCACCAGTCCATGGGATGAAACAATGGGGAAAGATTTCAGGACCTGGTGAAGACGGCATCCCTCAGCAGCCTGGAACGGCAGCCAGCAGGAACGCAGCATGTCTCCAGCCAGGCTGCAAGCGGAGACATGCAGCTCTGCCGGCTGCTATGCCACAGGGGAGGGGGCTGACTGtcagggggctggggaggaaagcATGGGAACAGCTAGAAGaagcaaatggggaaaaatttaCACGTTATGAAACATGGCAAAATAAAGTGAGGGAGGAAACGCTGCAGATATGTACAGAGGTTCATCCAGCCTTGGCTGTGAAACTGTTCAAGTAAGAAGAGTTTGGTTTATCCTGTCCCACCCCAGGCACAGCCACCCAGCATGGTCTCTGACTGGCATCAGAGATGGGGAGCCTGGCCCCATCGCCACTGGTCTCGCCACAGGGACCACTCTAGACCGGAGCCCCCCATGCAAGTGCAGGGGCTCCTCCTGCAGGCTGGCAGCGGGGGCCCAGCAGCACCAGAGGTTACTTTTTGCGGGTATGCTGTCTCCGTGCCTGCAGCCGCTGGCGAGCGCCTGTCTTGGATCCTGCTCCGATGGAAAAGGCTGGGGTGGATGAACCTGGAAGCAGAAAGGTTGCTCAGGTCTCTGCAGCCTCACTCAGAGCTGGCACGGGGTGTATCATAATCCCTGGCCCCGAGGGGAATGGAAGGTTTTGCAACCCCCAGAGCCCAGCAGGTACCACCCATGATGTCTCCCAGAGCACAGCCTGGCCCTTCCACCATCCCCAGCCCAAGGGGACAACATGACCCATCAGCTCTGCAAGGCCAAAGCACCAACTCCTTCCTTACCAAAGGAAGCGCCGACTCCCCCGAAGCCCGAGGCAGGAGCGCTGGGCGTCCCGAAGGAAAGGCTACTGCTTCCACTCCCCACTGCTCCTGGCACGGGCGTGCTTTGCCCGAAGGTGGGTGCAGGAGTTCCTGGAAAGCAATATGCCACTGTGAGCCGGGGTCGGCAAAGGAGGAAGAGCCTGGCCTTTGGAAGCTGGTAGCACCCACAGTAGGCACAGATCTCCCTCCAGGGGCTGAAGCACCACAGTTCCCCAGGACCAGCCTCTTCACCCGAGAAGCCCTTTTAATGCAAGAAGTTGTGCTCTCATGGTAATCCCTGGGCTCTCCTGCCAGCAGGGCAGCACAGGAGGATTTGCAGGCCAGGGAGGAACAAGGGCCTCTGTCTTTCTAGATCAAGTGGTTGCTCAGCCTGTGGGTTTCAGCTCTGTGGGAGGTGAGACAGCCCAGTGAGGGTGCAAAGCAGTAGGGAAAACCTCAGAGAGCAAGCAAGAAGCGATTGCAATCACTGGCTGGCAGCGTTTCTACTCGCCAAGAAGCTCCAGATTGTTTTTAAGCATTGGCGAGACCTTGGCTTCTGCCAGGCACCTGGCTGGGCTCAGCACTCAGGCGAAGCCAGGGTGCATTCAGAGGGGCCGAGGAGCAGAATTTAAGGATTCCCCTCCATCACCGAGGGCTGGGGACCTGGACGAGTGACAGAAGCGCCTTCCCTTCACATGGCAAGGCTCCGCACAGCAGGAGCACCAGCCCCTCTAGGGCTGCTGAGCCTGGGGAGCTCAGCAAGGTCCAAGCAGGAAAGCTGCTGCCTAAATCTAGCCCTGCCCTTCACCCCCGGAGAAAACCCATCTGCCCTGACTCACCTCCGAACACGGGCTTGTTGTTGGGCGTGCTGGGCACAGTGAAGGCGAAGGGCGTGCTCTGATTCTGCGCACCCAGCGCGCTCTGCGTCAGGGAAGAGCTGAACGGTGTTGCCACCGGGGCTGCCCCGCTCTGCCCAGCCCCGAAGCTGAACCCCACGGTGGGGGAGCCGCTGCTCAGGGTGGGCGTGCTGATCCCAAAGGCGCTGGCGGAGGGGCCCGGCTGGGCAGTCGCCCCAAAGGTGAAAGGAGAAGGGGTGGTGCCAAAGACGGCAGTGCCGGTGCTGCTGCTCGTGGTCTGTGTGGTGGAACCGAAGCTGGCGGTGGTGGAGGTGGCTGTTCCAAAAGAGAAGACCGACGTGGTGGCTCCAAACGCCACCTGAGTGCTGCTGGTGCCGAAGGAACCCTGGGCACTGGTTGTGCCAAAGGCTGGCTGAGCACCGCTGCCAAATGCCGGCTGAGCAGTGGACTGGGCCGCAGGGGTTCCAAAACTGAATGGGGGGCCAAAGGTGACGGGGCCAGCAGCAGGCTTGCTGGCAGGCGGCTGGCTCTCCGCAGCACCAGCACTGAAGGTGGGCTGACTCGCTGCGCCGGGATACAGTGGTGGCGGCTTCGCATTTGTGCTGAAGGAACTGCCAAAAGCTGAAACAGATGAGCCGAACGTCAACGTTGCTTGATCTGTGGTGGCTGGGGTAGAAGAGGTCAGCGTGGTGCCCCCAAATATGCTAAAGCCCACAGTGGTGGTAGGAGCTGTTGAGTTTGAAGGTGCTTGGCCAAAGGCAGGGCCTCCTGGGACACTGGTGGTGGCAGTGACCGTGGCTGGAGGTGGCTTTCCGAACTGGAACACAGGCCCTGGGGTGGCAAAGCTGGTTTCTGTGCCGGGAGCTGAGCTGGCCAGGCCCCCGAACAGGAAGGGCTGAGATGTGCTGGTGGATGTGGCAGCGGAGACGGTCAGGCTGGCAGTGGGGCCGGTGGAGGCAGGGGGGTTGAGTCCAAAGCTGAAGACAGGTTTAATAGTGGCATCTGTGGAGGAACTCTGCATAGTGGCAGTCGTAGCTGCGGTGGTGAAGATGACGTTAGGGAGACCTGTGAATCCTGCCACGGTAGTCATGGAGGCTGCTGGCAGATCTGCGGCCGAGGCCGGCTGTGACGTTGGTTTGAAGGCAAAGGGAGAGGCCTGCGCTGGAGATGAAGCTGTGGTGACACTGCCGAAGATAGGCTTGAacatggtggtggtggaggatgTTGAGGAAGGGCCTGAGTTCGCAGACACGGTGACTGTGGTGGAGATAACAGCCGTACAGGGTGCTGTGCTCTCGCTTTTTGGCAAAGTGCCAAAGATGGGTTTGAAGACAGGGGTCGTGGTGGGCACAGCAGTGGTCGTGgtgggcacagcagcagctgcagtcattgctgcctggctggcaGGTGGGGTGTACAGCATCCCAAAAAGGATGCTTGGCTTCGGGAAAGAAGGAGGTTTGCTGGGGGTCTGGCCCAGCTCTGTCAACGCAGGAGGTGCCAGACTGCTGGGGGCCTGCACCCCTAAGGCAGCGGGGGCAGTAGGGGCAGGCGTGCTCAACACGGGCACAGGCTTGGTGTCAGCAGAGGTGGCAGGCAGAGAACTCGACTCCAGCGAtacagcaggagcaggcagctgtgcaGCTGATGAAGGCGGCTGGGATGCTACCGCAGCTCCAGTGGAGTCTGGAAAGGGGGAGAGTGCTTATTTAGCAACAGGGGGTCACTTACAGCTAGACAGCCCTTCTGCCAGGCACCCACCCCACTGCTGCAAAGGCTTGTGGAGCAGCACCTGCCCTACCAGACAGACCCAGCCCTCCACACTTACTGCAGCTCCCAACAGGACCACAGGCTCAGCATCCCCAAACTTGCCACCCCCTCCACCCCAAGACATGCCTGCCAGCTCCGCTGCCAGCAGAGCATTTGAACAGGGAGTTTTGCCACCTGCCTCCCACAGAGGCAACATAGAACTCCCTCCATGCCTGCCTTGCTCTGCCGAAGTCCCACTctgccagccctcctcctcACCTGCTGGCGAGGGCgcagcctggctgctctgcatCTTCTTCAGGCTGTCCAGGAGTGAGTTGGTGCTGGCCGGGGCAGGAGCTGTTGAGGCAGGCGCAGGCCCCGGGGACGTCATGGTGAACGCCAGTGGCCTGGACACAGGCGTAGTCTCTGCAGTGGTGCTGGGGTCCACATCTACTGGGAAGGAGCAAGAAATCAGGACCCACAACTCACTGTAGGGGACTACTCCTTAGCAGAGCTTTCCCAGTGGGTAGGGAAACTGCATGAACATCCCGCAGCTCTGGCCCTGGGGAACCTCACCCATCACTCTGGGGACTCTAGGGCACAAGCTCTCCTGAGTCTGAAGGCACCAAGAGCATTCCCAGACCCGAGTACCAGGCAGGACTGGCCCAGGAGCTTCCCCAGGCTGTGCTATGCAGACAccccactgccctgccagccctggcccTGGGTTTCTTCTCCTTGCTGTCCCCTCCATGTTCCCAGGCTGTCCTTACCAGCCTTATCCTCCAAGACTTTGTTGAACCACTGCAACGCTGCCGCCTTCTCCGCATCCAGGTCCTCCGACGTGATGGAGTAGCCCAGCTGAGGTGGTGGGGGCTGCCAAGAGAGAGCAGCAGCTTAGCTCCTTCTCAGGGAAGCCAGCAGAGCCTCTCTGAATGTGTGGTGAAGGCTGGCCGTCGCAAGACCCGTGAAGCAGGTAGTTCTGCCACAGCACGCTACCGCGGAGCTCCGATCCCCATTCATTTTGGCCCCCGGCTTGGCGCTGAGGGCACGGCAGGCCTTCCCCAGGCCATTACCTGGTccggcagcaggcagcacaatCACGCACAGCCCACCAGACACTGGGGCTGGGGATAGCGTCACTTCCCACTCGGCCAAGGACGGGGCCTCCTTCCTGAGGGCAGGCAGGTCAgtctccccccagccctgcagaaatTGCAGTGAGCACATTCTATCGCCAGAGGAGGGCAAAAGGGGCTGTGAGACAGCGACGTACCAGCGCCAGCTGGTCTCCCCGGCGAGACGACAGCAACTGGATCTTTCGCTTGCGCTTCCCGCTGCTCCCCGACATGGATGGTGGGCTCAGGGAATTCTGCTTCTTCCGCACTGGCGTCTCTACCACTACAGAAGGAGACAAGTCAGGACCAGCTCCAGGCAGAGGAGGCGTTTGGCTTGTACCAACAGGGCTGTCCCTTCTGACTCCTCTCTGGATGACCCATCTCAGAGGGCAGAGACAGGGGCACGGCTTCAAGCTGAGAACAATGCTGCGATGCCCTGGAAAAGCAGCTGGCTGCAACACATCCCAGGGCAGTCTGTTACAAGAGCCCGCTGGGGCAGTggccccttcccacctccacaGATGGTCCCTGGCACACTGCCTACCCAAACTACAAACCACGCAAATTGCATGAGCCACATCTAGCGCTATGCCACAGGACCCTATCTGAGATGGGCACAAAGGATTTCCTCTCCATTTTAGCTGAGGAAGCATTGGAATAAGCTCAGCCTGGAATTTGATCAGGGTGCTACTTGTACCACAGCAGATCTTGCCCCAAGGCTGACACCTGGACCCATGCTGGCTTGGGGGCTGGTGTTCCCCCTTGCAAGCCAGCTCCCAGGCATCTGCTAGCACACCAACACTGTCAGCACCCCTTGCTTATCACCTGGAAATCCTTTAAGGCAGTTGCTGAGGCCAGCAGAAGTGCCACCGCCTTGGGACCAGCATGTTCCTAGTCTCCAGGTGACAGCTCAAGCCAATCCCACCTGCAGACCTCAGCTACCTCCTGTCCTGCTGCTTGCTCGCACTGGTGGCCCATCCAACCCGGGCACAGAGCTGGGGCCCACCTACGCTCACCTTTCTCTGTCTGCAGCTCCTTGTCCGATTTCACTGGAGTGGAAGTGTTGGAGCGATGCAACTCCTCTTCCCTGCACAAGTGGGAGAGTGCCAGTTAGGGTTAACCCCAGGCTTggccctgtccccagggagcaggacaagaCCAAAGGCACTAAGGActcccagcagcacccctgGTGTGTTTCTTTGCCTCCGCCAAACAACAGACGTCAGGACAACAGCCTTGCCCTCACCACACCAGCCTGAAAGCAGC from Aquila chrysaetos chrysaetos chromosome 10, bAquChr1.4, whole genome shotgun sequence harbors:
- the NSUN5 gene encoding 28S rRNA (cytosine-C(5))-methyltransferase, which gives rise to MALYSAAAAVLEGLERGDGGIKTLVYNSRFPHVRQLYALVSETLRYSSVLEKLLAGAALLRAEKKLPLPLAKVLVYDLLFGKGLKCGGRWKALARRHRARLEAELARLKVQQKVSRNEDLLAPVQAACPGACQVPRYVRVNTLKTCVDDAIDFFKRQGYSYLGKAASVEELRALSGKKFLLDLHLPELLVFPPETDFHDNLLYTSGHIILQDKASCLPAFLLSPAAGSHIIDACAAPGNKTSHLAAILKNKGQIFAFDVDTKRLATMNTMLMRAGVTGFQLAQQDFLTVDPGDAKYSKVTYILLDPSCSGSGMVNRVPREEAAPSAERLQALAGFQRKVLSHALSFPALQRLVYSTCSLHREENEDVVQAVLQEWGSTFRLVNAFPSWPWRGLAAFSGAESCLRASPADTLTHGFFVAVLERHGEGTAAPSSLPAAAEDNPQHGEGTEPRAAPKKRKRKKQWVKE
- the POM121 gene encoding nuclear envelope pore membrane protein POM 121, producing MAGGGPGAARWGRRGAATALAPALALALALALAMAMACLLLLRGALLGAAALGAAGAWCAMRPGPPAPRPPGKAAANGGPAAPSGRPARAPPRRLGAPPAAPHCPPQAPRRRYPLPQTRSAVPVGLPAARWEGCSPRSAPWARRAGPLRSPVTVRIARPDAGLTRSPALEQLVSRMAFPANSSLDPCAKETVLNAIKESRKRAVEQEEEEDQAFGNDQESKRRRHDSSGSGQSAFEPLVANGAPASLIPKPGSLKRGLVSYCLDDCSNKRSRTSSMSSLNNTYAGGIPSSIRNAIASSYSSSRGLSQLWKRSGMSVSPLSSPASSRSQTPEWPLKKAREEELHRSNTSTPVKSDKELQTEKVVETPVRKKQNSLSPPSMSGSSGKRKRKIQLLSSRRGDQLALPPPPQLGYSITSEDLDAEKAAALQWFNKVLEDKADVDPSTTAETTPVSRPLAFTMTSPGPAPASTAPAPASTNSLLDSLKKMQSSQAAPSPADSTGAAVASQPPSSAAQLPAPAVSLESSSLPATSADTKPVPVLSTPAPTAPAALGVQAPSSLAPPALTELGQTPSKPPSFPKPSILFGMLYTPPASQAAMTAAAAVPTTTTAVPTTTPVFKPIFGTLPKSESTAPCTAVISTTVTVSANSGPSSTSSTTTMFKPIFGSVTTASSPAQASPFAFKPTSQPASAADLPAASMTTVAGFTGLPNVIFTTAATTATMQSSSTDATIKPVFSFGLNPPASTGPTASLTVSAATSTSTSQPFLFGGLASSAPGTETSFATPGPVFQFGKPPPATVTATTSVPGGPAFGQAPSNSTAPTTTVGFSIFGGTTLTSSTPATTDQATLTFGSSVSAFGSSFSTNAKPPPLYPGAASQPTFSAGAAESQPPASKPAAGPVTFGPPFSFGTPAAQSTAQPAFGSGAQPAFGTTSAQGSFGTSSTQVAFGATTSVFSFGTATSTTASFGSTTQTTSSSTGTAVFGTTPSPFTFGATAQPGPSASAFGISTPTLSSGSPTVGFSFGAGQSGAAPVATPFSSSLTQSALGAQNQSTPFAFTVPSTPNNKPVFGGTPAPTFGQSTPVPGAVGSGSSSLSFGTPSAPASGFGGVGASFGSSTPAFSIGAGSKTGARQRLQARRQHTRKK